DNA from Dokdonella koreensis DS-123:
GTGTCGACGCTCGTCCGGCACGCGACGACGCTCGGCGCCTGGCTGTCGCTCGGCCTCCTGATCGCAGGCCTGGTGGTATCCAAACCGGCTACGTTTCCATTCCCGGGCGCGATGCTGCCGGTGGCGGCGACACTCGGCCTGCTCGGCTGCCTGCACGTCGCCGGCGGCAGCTCGCCGCTGCGCCGCCTGCTGGCGAGCGCACCGATGGTCTACATCGGCAAGCGTTCCTACTCGCTCTATCTGTGGCATTGGCCGATCTTCGTGCTGCTGCGCTGGACCTTGGGCCTGGAAACGCCCAACCAGCTGATGGCGGCGATCGTCGCGACCTTCGTGGCCGCCGAGGTCTCCTACCGGGTGATCGAACGCCCGTTCCGCTACGCCGCCTGGCTGCGCCGCTGGCCGCGGCCGGGCATCATCGCGGCCGGCCTGACGATGATCGTCTCGGCCTGGTGGCTGTCCGATCGCGTCACCAGCCTGCGGCCGCAGCTGTCGCTGAGCACGGTCAGCCGCCACGCGGAGGACTGGTACACCGGCTACACCTGGGCGGTCCCCGAGCTGCCCGGCTGCGTGCTCGACCTCAAGGACGACAACAACCGGCCGGCACCGGTGTGGATCCTCACGCGCCGCGACTGCCCGGACCAGCCGGTGTCCGGCCGCACGGTCTTCGCGATCGGCGATTCGCACGCGATCTCCTACTCGGCGATGCTGAGCGAATACGTGCTGCGCACCGGCTCCACCGTCCTGCTCTACCCCAACGTCGGCTGCACGTTCGCCAGCCTGCAGCCGCATCGGGAAGCCGGCGCCTGCCCGGCCCAGGGCAAGACCGCGGTCGAGGACATCCTCGCCCGCGCCAAGCCGGGCGACGTGCTGTTTCTGGCGGCGCTGCGCATCACCCGGCTGAGTACGCCGCTCGGACTCCAGAACGAGCAGGAAGCCTGGCAGACCATGCTCGGCGCCGACTACCTGCAGCGGCGGCGTGACGCCGAGCAGGACCTGGTGGCCCTGCTCGAGCCGGTCATCGCGCGCGGTGTCCAGGTCGTGCTCGAAGCCCCGAAACCGCTCCTGAGGGTGTCGCCGTTCCGCTGCGCCGATTTCTTCAATGCCGGCAACCCGGTCTGCCGTCCCGGCATGGCCGAGCCGCGCGAGCGGCTCGAGCGCTATCGGCAGCCGGTGCTCGACAGCTATGCGCGCATCACCGCCCGCCTGCCGTCGGTGATCGTCTGGGATCCGTTCCCCCTGCTGTGCGAAGCGACGATGTGCCCGGCCCTGCGCGACGGCCGGCCGCTGTTCTTCGACGGCGACCACCCCAGCGCCTACGCCAATCACATGCTCTACCCGTCGTTCGAGGAGAGGATTCGCCAGCCGCCGGCACCGGCCGAGCCGACGGAGGGCGAACGAGGATGAGCATCGCCGCGTTCGTCGCCGGCCTGGCACTGGGCCTGATGCTGATGCATCTGGCGCAGCTGCGAGGACGACGACGACCGGCAGCGGTTCCGGCGACCGCACCGCCGGCGCTCGAAACACCGGCGTCTCCGGTGCAGGTCACCGAGTCCTCGTCGCGGGACCGCCTGTTCGAGCTCAAGCGCCTGATCGATGCGCAGGACGAGCGCATCCAGCGTCCGCAGCATCTGCATGCGCTGCCCGAGTTCCGCGAAGCGGCCGCGCTGATGGCCTCACCCGAACTGGCACGCAGCGAATGGCTCTCGCACCTGGGCAGCGAGGGCTACGTCCTGGGCTGTGCGGCCGCGGCCGCCCTGCCCCAACGCGAGGACGTCGATCCGGAGTGGTTGCTGGGCGCGATGCCGCAACTGGGCGGCTATGTCCTGCATTTCGTGCTGGACTACCTGCAGACCCGTGCCGATGCGGCCAGCCTGCCGGCCCTGCTGCTGCACGCCCGCGACTACTGGTGGGACTACGCGCTGTTCCGGTCACGGTTCCGCGAATACCTGCAATGGGCGGCCCGCCACGCCCCGGGGCGCTTCGAGGACAACAGGCTCGACGAGATCGACGAGACCGCGCTTGCCACGATCGAGGCGGTGCTGGAGAAGTTTCGCGAACCGGCGCTGGCCGACCCGCTCGCGCAGATCGCCGCCGCGCGCGTTCGTCATCGCGAAAAGCGCATCCTCGGTGGTTTCGGCCGCATCGCCGGCGCGGCCACGGCGCCGACCCTGCACGCGGCGCTGCGGACATTGCAGACGCAGACCTGCGAGAAGCTGCTGGCAGGGCGTTCGATCGTCGCCACCGGCGAACACGGCGTCGGCAAGACCGCAATGGTGGATGCGGTGGTCGCGCGATTGCGCGAGGCCGGCTGGCTGGTCTTCGAGGCCAGCGCCGCGGACATCCTGTCCGGCCAGAAGTACGTCGGCGAGCTGGAAGGCCGCGTCAAGGAAATGCTTTCGCTGCTGAATCGCCCCAAGGCCCTGTGGCGCACGCACGACCTGCTGGACCTGGTGCTCAAGGGGGCGACCACGCAGGACCCGCGCGGCATCCTCGATCTGGTGCTGCCCGCGCTCGAACGCGGGCAGTTGCTGATGATCGCCGAGGCGCCGCCCCGCGGGCTCACGCAGGCACTGCTGGCCAGACCCGCCTTGCGCCGGCATCTGGACATCGTCCCGGTGGCGGCGCCGGATGCCGATGCGCTGCAGGCGCTGGCGATGACCTGGGCGCAGGAGAAGGCCGACCTGCTGGGCCAGCCGGTCGCGGACGCTGCCACGCTGGCCGAGGCGGCCCGGATGGTGGCGCAGTACTTTCCCGACACCCAGGAGCCCGGCCGCCTGCTGCGGGTGCTCGCCGACGCGCTGCAGCACAGCCTGGAGCGGACACCGCCCACCCTGCCCCTGTCGCGGGAAACCCTGCTGGCGGCGATCGCCGGCCGCAGCGGCGTGCCGCTGGACATACTCGACGATGATCGCCCGCTGGACCTGGAAAGCGTACGCGCATTCTTCTCGGCCCGCGTGCTCGGCCAGGACGAAGCGGTCGAGCGGCTGGTCGACCGGATCGCGATGCTCAAGGCGGGCCTGATCGACCCGGGGCGCCCGATCGGTGTCTTCCTGTTCGCAGGGCCCACCGGCACCGGCAAGACCGAGCTGGCCAAGGCGCTCGGTGAGCTGCTGTTCGGCGGCGCCGATCGCCTGCTGCGGCTGGACATGAGCGAGTACGCATCCGAGGATTCCGCGTGGCGTCTGATCGCGGAAGACGACGCCCGCGGCGGCGTCCGCTCCCTCACGGCCCGAATCCGCGAACAGCCCTTCTCGGTGGTCCTGCTCGACGAGTTCGAAAAGGCCCATCCCAAGATCTGGGACCTGTTCCTGCAGGTGTTCGACGACGGTCGCCTGACCGACCGCGGCGGCAATACCGTCGACTTTCGCCATGCCCTGATCATCCTGACGTCCAACGTCGGCTCGACGCTCTCGAGAGGAACCGGACCGGGCTTCGTGGCGCGCGCCGGCGAGTATTCCCGGGGCATGGTCGAGAAGGCGGTCTACGAGACCTTCCGCCGGGAGTTCCTCAACCGGCTCGACCACATCGTGCTCTTCAAGCCACTCGACCGGACGCTGATGCGCGGCATCCTGCACAAGGAGCTCGACCGCGCGCTGACCCGGCGCGGCCTGCGCAATCGCGATTGGGCGGTGGAATGGGAGCCGTCGGCGATCGAGTTCCTGCTCGATCGCGGCTTCACGCCCGACCTGGGCGCCCGCCCGCTCAGGCGCGCGATCGAGCAGTACCTGCTCGCGCCGCTGTCGCGCAGCATCGTCGAGCAGCGAACGCCCCAGGGCGACCAGTTCCTGTTCGTGAGCAGCAAGGGCGACCACCTCGATGTCCGGTTCATCGACCCGGATGCGCCCGCCGCCGAGCCCGGACCGCAGGCCGATCCGGGCGAGACGCCGGATCTGCGCCGATTGGCCGCAAGAGCCGGCGAATTCGCCGATGCGCCCCGGCATCTGCGCGAGCACCACGCGCGCATGCTGGCGCGGGCCGCTGGCGCGGCCTGGGTCGAGGCGCGCGAGGGCGACTACGCCCGCATGGCCGATGCCGGCTTCTGGAGTTCGCCCGAGCGCTTCGAGGTCCTCGACAGGATCGAGCGGCGCGACCGCGTGGAGAGCGCGCTGGCGAGCACCGGCCGGCTGGTGGAGCGGCTGGCGACGACGACCCGTGCGGAGCACGCGGAGCGGCTCGCGCAGGGATTGTTCCTGGCCGACATGGCGATGGACGATCTGGAAGAACAGCGGCCGCAGGACGCACTCGTGGAGATCTTCGCCGGCGACGGCGAGCGGATGCGCGATGCGGTCGCGATCCGCTCGTGGTGGCGCACGCTGCTGGCGATGTACGTCAGCTGGGCCGAACGCCGGAACCTGCGGATCGAAGTGCTCGCGCAGGATGCCGACCGGCCGTACGCCTGGCTCGCGATCACGGGTTTCGGCGCGCTGCGCACGCTCGAAGCGGAGAGCGGACTGCACGTGCTCGAGTACGAGCAGGACGGCGAGACGACCTCGCGCCTGCCGCTCCACGTGGTCGTCCGGCCGGACCGCCCCGGACACCGCCGCCACGCACCGGCAGCGGTCGCCGACGGCCAGCGCGTCGTCAGGCGCTATCGCCAATCCCCGTCCGCGCTGGTCCGCGACTCGATCCGGGGCTGGCGCACCGGCCGGCTGGATCGTGTCCTGGCGGGTGATTTCGACCTGATCGACTGAGCGCCCGCGCGCTGCGCGGATGACCTCACCTGACCGCGGCGCCGGTGCGCAGGCGGCGCTGACCCGTGCGACCCTTGCGATCGACAGTGTCTATCGATCGATTCAATAGAAACAACTTCACGCTATCGCGGCACCCTCGTACAGTTCGTCGCGTCCCCGCCCGCCCGAGAGCACGCCATGACGAAAACGACACTGACCACCGCCGCCGGCCGCCCGGTGGCCGACAACCAGAACAGCGAAACCGCCGGCCGCCGCGGCCCGGTCGTCGTGCAGGACTTCTGGCTGATCGAGAAACTCGCCCATTTCGACCGCGAGCGCATCCCCGAGCGCGTGGTCCACGCCAAGGGCTCGGCCGCCTACGGCACGCTGACGATCACCCACGACATCACGCGCTACACCAAGGCCGCGCTGTTCGCCGGCATCGGCAAGAAGACGCCGCTGTTCCTGCGCTTCTCGACCGTGGCCGGCGAGCGCGGCGCGGCGGACGCCGAGCGCGACGTGCGCGGCTTCGCGATCAAGTTCTACACCGAGGACGGCAACTGGGACCTGGTCGGCAACAACACACCGGTGTTCTTCATCCGCGATCCGCTCAAGTTCCCGGACTTCATCCACACGCAGAAGCGCGACCCGCGCACGAACCTGCGCAACCCGACCGCCGCCTGGGACTTCTGGTCGCTGCACCCGGAGTCCCTGCACCAGGTGACGATCCTGATGAGCGACCGCGGCATCCCGGCCAACCTGCGCCAGCAGCACGGCTTCGGCTCCCACACCTTCAGCTTCCTCAACGCCGCGGGCGAGCGCTTCTGGGTCAAGTTCCACTTCAAGTCGCTGCAGGGCATCGCCAACCTGACCGATGCCGAGGCCGCGCAGGTCGTCGCGACCGACCGCGAGAGCTCGCAGCGCGATCTCTACGCGGCGATCGAGCGTGGCGACCATCCGCGCTGGCGCATGGCCGTGCAGGTCATGCCCGAGGCCGACGCGACGACCTACCGCTTCAACCCGTTCGACCTGACCAAGGTGTGGCCGCACGGCGACTACCCGCTGATCGACGTCGGCATCCTCGAACTCGACCGCAATCCGGACAACTACTTCGCCGAGGTCGAGCAGAGCGCGTTCAATCCGGCCAACGTCGTGCCCGGCATCGGCTACTCGCCGGACCGCATGCTGCAGGGCCGCCTGTTCTCGTACGGCGACACCCATCGCTATCGCCTGGGGATCAACCACGACCAGTTGCCGGTGAACCGGCCGCACTGCCCGTACCACACGCCGCACCGCGACGGCTCGATGCGCGGCGACGACAACGGCGGCCTGCTGCCCGGCGGCGCGGCGGTGCCGAACTACCAGCCCAATTCGTTCGGCGGCCCGGTCGACGCCCCGGCCGTCGCCGAGCCGCCGCTGGCCGAGGCGTTCGGCGGCACCGTGGCGCGCTACGACCACCGCGAGGACGAGGACTACTACAGCCAGCCCGGCGCGCTGTTCCGGTTGTTCACCGCCGACGAGAAGGCGCGGCTGTTCGCGAACATCGCCGCCTCGATCGGCAGCGTGCCCGAGGCGATCCAGCGCCGGCAGATCGCCCACTTCACGAAGGCCGACCCGGCCTACGGTGCCGGCGTGGCGCAGGCGCTCGGCCTCGCGATCTGATCCGCTCGGACGCGCGGCGGTTCGGCTTGGCCGCATCCGCTGCCGGCCGGTCGTCGAGAAACGACCTGGCGCGATCCATGGACGGATCGCTCGCGGAGCGACGACGCAAGCCGTCGCTCCGCGCAGTGGGTGGCGCGACTCTGCCGCGGCCGTGCGGGTCGAAAAAGGACAGGAGCGCCCTTTTTCGACATCCTGCTAGGATGCCGCGACCACCCGCCGGGAGCCCCGCGTGATCCCATCGACCGCCGTCAACTACTGGCCGCTGCTGGGGGTCGCGATCGTGGTGGCCGGCTTCGCGCTGCGCCGCAACCCGGTGCTGGTCGTCATCGTCGCCGGCCTGGTCAGCGGCCTGGCCGCCGGCTTCGGCCCCGGCGAGCTGCTGGCGCTCCTGGGCACCGCCTTCATCGAGAACCGCGCGCTGCTGATGTTCCTGCTGACGCTTCCGGCCGTCGGGCTGCTGGAGCGGTACGGCCTGCGCGAGCGCGCGCGCGACTGGATCGCCGGCTTCCGCCGCATGAACCTGGCGCGCTTCCAGATCGCCTACCTGGCGGTGCGCCAGCTCACCAGCATGGCCGGCCTGACCCATGTGGCCGGGCACGCGCAGACCGTGCGGCCGCTGGCCGCCCCGATGAGCGAGGCGGCCGCCGAGCGCGAACTCGGCCCGCTGTCGCCCGCCGAACGCGACCGCGTGCGCGCCACCACTGCGGCCACCGACAACATCGGCCTGTTCTTCGGCGAGGACGTGTTCGTCGCGATCGGCGCGGTGCTGTTGATCCAGGGGTTCTTCGCGCGCAACGGCATCGTGTTGGAGCCGTTGACGATCGCGCTGTGGGCGCTGCCGACGGCGCTGGCCGCCTTCGCGATCCACGCGCTGCGGCTGTGGCTGTTCCGGCGTGCGCTGCTCCGCAGCCGCAACACCCAGGCGGCGGCCGATGCTGCGGATTGAGTATCTCTACGCGCTGATCGCGGCGCTGCTCGCCTGCACGGCGCTTTTCAACCTGCGCGAGCGCCGGTTCGCGATGGCCGCGTTCTGGGTGATCCTGGCGGCGCCGTTCGCGCTCGGCGACACGATCCTGGCCGCCGCGCGCGACGGCTTGGCGTGGCCGTCCCAGGCGGCCGGCATCGGCGTCATCGCGCTGGGGCTGCTGGCGGCCGGCGGCCGCCTGGGGAGCGAGCCCGACACGGCCGAAGCCGCGGCCGAACGCCGCGCCGCCGCGCGACGCCTGGGCAACCGGCTGTTCTGGCCGGCGCTGTCGATCCCGGTGCTGACGCTGGCGCTGTTCTTCGGCGGCGGCCACCTGGGCTGGAACGGCCGACCCCTGCTCGATCCGAAGGCCCTCACGCTGAGCGCGCTGGCGCTCGCCAGCCTGATCGCACTCGGCGCCGCCCTGCGCGTCACGCGCGCACCGCCGTTGCAGGCGCTGGGCGAGGGCCGCCGGCTGGTCGACGCCCTCGGCTGGGCGATCCTGCTGCCGATGGTGCTGGCGACGCTCGGCGGCGTGTTCGCGGCGACCGGCGTCGGCGAAGCGGTCGCCGAGCTGATCGGGATGGTGATTCCCACCGGCAACCGAATCGCCTGCCTGCTCGCCTTCGCGTTCGGCATGGTGTTCTTCACGGTCATCATGGGCAACGCCTTCGCGGCATTTCCGGTCATGATGGCGGGCATCGGCCTGCCGCTGCTGATCCGCCAGCACGGCGCCGACCCGGCCCTGCTCGGCGCGGTCGGCATGCTGACCGGCTACTGCGGCACCTTGCTGACGCCGATGGCCGCCAACTTCAACATCGTGCCGGCGGTGCTGCTGGAACTGCCGGACCAGCACGCCGTCATCCGCGCCCAGATCGGGACCGCGCTGCCGCTGCTGGCCTTCAACATCGCGCTGATGGCCTGGCTGGTGTTCCGCTGATGGCGCCGCGCCAGGCCAAGGCACGCACGCCGGTCCGGCAGCCACGCGTGCTGCTGACCGGCTTCGAACCGTTCGACGGGGAGCACGCCAATCCGTCGCAGCAGATCGTCGAGCAGCTGGACGGCCGGACGATCGCCGGCCACCGGATCGTCGGCGCGGTCCTGCCGGTCACCTTCGCGCAGACGCAGCCGCTGCTGCAGCAGTTGCTGGAGCGTCACCGGCCGCGCCTGGCGATCGCGCTCGGGCAGGCCGGCGGCCGTGCCGAACTCTCGCTGGAGCGTGTCGCGATCAACCTCGTCGACGCGCGCATCGCCGACAACGGCGGCGCGCAGCCGGTCGACCAGCCGGTGATCGCCGGCGCGCCGCCGGCGTACTTCTCGAGCCTGCCGGTCAAGGCGATCCTCGCTGCGCTGCGCGATCGCGCGATTCCCGCCGCGCTCTCGCTGAGCGCCGGCAGCTACGTCTGCAACCAGGTGTTCTACCTCCTGGCGCACCTGCTGGCGACCGCCCATCCGGACACGCGCGGCGGCTTCATCCATGTGCCCTGGCTGCCCGCCCAGGTCGCTGCCCGCCCCGGCCAGCCGAGCATGGCGCTGGCGACGATGACCGACGGTGTCGCCACCGCGATCGCCTGCGCGCTGGCGACCGAGCAGGACCTGCACGTCCCGGGCGGCAGCACGCACTGAGCGGCGGCGGCGTGGCGGGAGGAATGGCCGCCGCGGGGCGGCCCGATCCGCCGGCGCGGATCAGTCGAAGCCGCCCTTCATGATCTCCTGCGAACTGATCCGGTAGATCGCGTCGCCCGCGGTGTGCGCCACGTAGAGGTTGCCGGCCTCGTCCTCGCCGAAGCCCGAATAGGTCCCGTAGCCGTCGGCATCGTCGCGCCAGACCGACACGTCCCAGGCGTCGCCGGCACCGGGCTTGGCGAACAGGATCTCGCTGGAGCACGAGTCGGCGAACAGGTACATGCCCTGCAGCGCGCGCACCGGACCGCGGAAACGGAATCCGCCGGTGATCGCGCAGCGGGCTCCGGCACGCGCGTAGTCGATCACCGGGAGCACGTTGGGCGGCAGCGGCGGCTGGCAGATGTTGGCGGTGTTGAACACGCTGGTGCCTTCCATGCAGCGCCAGCCATAGAACAAGGGCTCCACCGAACCGGCCCGGCGCAGGTCGATCTCCTCGCGTACGAACTGGCCGACGTCGCCGATCCACAGGTCGCCGGTGGCGCGATCGAAGCTGAAGCGCCACGGATTGCGGAAACCGTGCAACCAGATCTCGTCGCAGGTGCCGGCGCTACCCACATGCGGGTTGTCGGCCGGGATCGCGTACTCGGCGGCCGCGCCGGCGACGCTACCGCACATTTCGGCGGTGGCCGTCGCACCCCGCCGGTCGACGTCGATGCGCAGCATCTTGCCGCGCAGGAAATACTGCGGCGTGGCGCTGCTGCTGCCGCAGCTGGCCGGATTGGCATCGGCCGGCTTCTTCCAGAGGCATTCGGCGAAGCCGTGCGTGCCGTTCTGCTGCCCGCCGTCGCCGGTCGACATCACCAGCATGCCGTCCGGGGCGAAATGCAGGTCGCCGCCGAAGTGCGCGGCGCCGTTGCTGGCCAGCCGCAGCACCAGGGTCGACGCGGGATCGGCGACGTCCGGATCGGACGAGACGCGGTAGCGCAGCAGGACCTCGTCCGGCGAGGTTCCCAGCCGCGGATCGGACGCCGGCCGTACCGCGGCGACGTAGAACTCGTCGTTGTGCGCCAGCCCGGGCCGGCCGAAGTTCGGATGGAATGCCAGCCCCAGCAGGCCGCTGATGCTGTCGAAGCTGACCGGGACACTGACGAACGGCGTCGGCGCCACCGACCCGTCATGCCGCACCACGTGCACGCTGCCGCGCTGGCTGACGACGAACAATCGGCCACTGCCGTCATGCGGCGCGCGCACCGCGACCGGATCGGGGATGGTGCCGCCGACGCGGACCAGATCCAGGTCGGCCGGCGCCGTCTGCGCCGGAACCGCCACCGGGCAGGCCGCCACGGCAGCCAGAATGATCCACCTTGCCACTTTCGCCATGGGCTGTCCTCCCCTGCCGCCGTAGCCGGCGGCCCGGGCCGATGCTACGCCCGTCCGCGGCGGTCCGCGCGACCGGCCGGCCGGCGGCTGTACGGAACGTGCGCCGCGATCAGCAGCCCTGGTCGGCCGCGGGCTGCTCGCTGAGCTCGACGACCAGCTCGCCGGTCGCGGCGTACGGCAGCTTCACCTTCATCGGATCGGTCGAGTAGTAGAACTTCCCCTTGCTGGGCGCGCTGAGCTTGCCGCGCGCCGTCGCGTCGAAGGAGGTCCCGACGGCCTTGGGTGTCGTCGCGATGGCCAGGCGGCGCACCTTTTCGAGGTTCACGCAGGCCAGCAGGCGCGTCGGCTTGAACGGGCGGATGTCGATGTAGAGCGGATCGACGTCCTTGGTCTCCAGCACCTTGTCGCGATCGTCGAGCAGGTAGAGGACCGGCTTGAACACGGTGTTGCCGCGGCCACGGTCGTTGGGAACCGCACGCACGCGGATGCGCAGGGTCGCGTGCGCCACCTGGCGCGGCAGCTCGACCACGCGATAGCGGCTCTTGCCTTCGGGAAAGTCGC
Protein-coding regions in this window:
- a CDS encoding DUF969 domain-containing protein, translating into MIPSTAVNYWPLLGVAIVVAGFALRRNPVLVVIVAGLVSGLAAGFGPGELLALLGTAFIENRALLMFLLTLPAVGLLERYGLRERARDWIAGFRRMNLARFQIAYLAVRQLTSMAGLTHVAGHAQTVRPLAAPMSEAAAERELGPLSPAERDRVRATTAATDNIGLFFGEDVFVAIGAVLLIQGFFARNGIVLEPLTIALWALPTALAAFAIHALRLWLFRRALLRSRNTQAAADAAD
- a CDS encoding 5-oxoproline transporter, DUF979 family subunit; this translates as MLRIEYLYALIAALLACTALFNLRERRFAMAAFWVILAAPFALGDTILAAARDGLAWPSQAAGIGVIALGLLAAGGRLGSEPDTAEAAAERRAAARRLGNRLFWPALSIPVLTLALFFGGGHLGWNGRPLLDPKALTLSALALASLIALGAALRVTRAPPLQALGEGRRLVDALGWAILLPMVLATLGGVFAATGVGEAVAELIGMVIPTGNRIACLLAFAFGMVFFTVIMGNAFAAFPVMMAGIGLPLLIRQHGADPALLGAVGMLTGYCGTLLTPMAANFNIVPAVLLELPDQHAVIRAQIGTALPLLAFNIALMAWLVFR
- a CDS encoding acyltransferase family protein, with the translated sequence MRADILASAPASSHRSEIGSAYIPHIDGLRAVAVLSVIVYHLQKTWLPGGFAGVDVFFVISGFVVSASVSHWSGGFGGFLAYFYARRLQRIAPALIACLLVTGFLCVLFVPTAWLSTAVETTGLRAFFGISNLFLASHNENYFSTISEYNPYTHTWSLGVEEQFYLLFPLLFFAWTRAGRWRAACTGVFALAALASVLHARHLATADPAAGFYLTTTRFWELAAGVLLFQCLHRTPSTAPVSTLVRHATTLGAWLSLGLLIAGLVVSKPATFPFPGAMLPVAATLGLLGCLHVAGGSSPLRRLLASAPMVYIGKRSYSLYLWHWPIFVLLRWTLGLETPNQLMAAIVATFVAAEVSYRVIERPFRYAAWLRRWPRPGIIAAGLTMIVSAWWLSDRVTSLRPQLSLSTVSRHAEDWYTGYTWAVPELPGCVLDLKDDNNRPAPVWILTRRDCPDQPVSGRTVFAIGDSHAISYSAMLSEYVLRTGSTVLLYPNVGCTFASLQPHREAGACPAQGKTAVEDILARAKPGDVLFLAALRITRLSTPLGLQNEQEAWQTMLGADYLQRRRDAEQDLVALLEPVIARGVQVVLEAPKPLLRVSPFRCADFFNAGNPVCRPGMAEPRERLERYRQPVLDSYARITARLPSVIVWDPFPLLCEATMCPALRDGRPLFFDGDHPSAYANHMLYPSFEERIRQPPAPAEPTEGERG
- a CDS encoding AAA family ATPase — translated: MSIAAFVAGLALGLMLMHLAQLRGRRRPAAVPATAPPALETPASPVQVTESSSRDRLFELKRLIDAQDERIQRPQHLHALPEFREAAALMASPELARSEWLSHLGSEGYVLGCAAAAALPQREDVDPEWLLGAMPQLGGYVLHFVLDYLQTRADAASLPALLLHARDYWWDYALFRSRFREYLQWAARHAPGRFEDNRLDEIDETALATIEAVLEKFREPALADPLAQIAAARVRHREKRILGGFGRIAGAATAPTLHAALRTLQTQTCEKLLAGRSIVATGEHGVGKTAMVDAVVARLREAGWLVFEASAADILSGQKYVGELEGRVKEMLSLLNRPKALWRTHDLLDLVLKGATTQDPRGILDLVLPALERGQLLMIAEAPPRGLTQALLARPALRRHLDIVPVAAPDADALQALAMTWAQEKADLLGQPVADAATLAEAARMVAQYFPDTQEPGRLLRVLADALQHSLERTPPTLPLSRETLLAAIAGRSGVPLDILDDDRPLDLESVRAFFSARVLGQDEAVERLVDRIAMLKAGLIDPGRPIGVFLFAGPTGTGKTELAKALGELLFGGADRLLRLDMSEYASEDSAWRLIAEDDARGGVRSLTARIREQPFSVVLLDEFEKAHPKIWDLFLQVFDDGRLTDRGGNTVDFRHALIILTSNVGSTLSRGTGPGFVARAGEYSRGMVEKAVYETFRREFLNRLDHIVLFKPLDRTLMRGILHKELDRALTRRGLRNRDWAVEWEPSAIEFLLDRGFTPDLGARPLRRAIEQYLLAPLSRSIVEQRTPQGDQFLFVSSKGDHLDVRFIDPDAPAAEPGPQADPGETPDLRRLAARAGEFADAPRHLREHHARMLARAAGAAWVEAREGDYARMADAGFWSSPERFEVLDRIERRDRVESALASTGRLVERLATTTRAEHAERLAQGLFLADMAMDDLEEQRPQDALVEIFAGDGERMRDAVAIRSWWRTLLAMYVSWAERRNLRIEVLAQDADRPYAWLAITGFGALRTLEAESGLHVLEYEQDGETTSRLPLHVVVRPDRPGHRRHAPAAVADGQRVVRRYRQSPSALVRDSIRGWRTGRLDRVLAGDFDLID
- a CDS encoding catalase — its product is MTKTTLTTAAGRPVADNQNSETAGRRGPVVVQDFWLIEKLAHFDRERIPERVVHAKGSAAYGTLTITHDITRYTKAALFAGIGKKTPLFLRFSTVAGERGAADAERDVRGFAIKFYTEDGNWDLVGNNTPVFFIRDPLKFPDFIHTQKRDPRTNLRNPTAAWDFWSLHPESLHQVTILMSDRGIPANLRQQHGFGSHTFSFLNAAGERFWVKFHFKSLQGIANLTDAEAAQVVATDRESSQRDLYAAIERGDHPRWRMAVQVMPEADATTYRFNPFDLTKVWPHGDYPLIDVGILELDRNPDNYFAEVEQSAFNPANVVPGIGYSPDRMLQGRLFSYGDTHRYRLGINHDQLPVNRPHCPYHTPHRDGSMRGDDNGGLLPGGAAVPNYQPNSFGGPVDAPAVAEPPLAEAFGGTVARYDHREDEDYYSQPGALFRLFTADEKARLFANIAASIGSVPEAIQRRQIAHFTKADPAYGAGVAQALGLAI
- a CDS encoding PQQ-dependent sugar dehydrogenase translates to MAKVARWIILAAVAACPVAVPAQTAPADLDLVRVGGTIPDPVAVRAPHDGSGRLFVVSQRGSVHVVRHDGSVAPTPFVSVPVSFDSISGLLGLAFHPNFGRPGLAHNDEFYVAAVRPASDPRLGTSPDEVLLRYRVSSDPDVADPASTLVLRLASNGAAHFGGDLHFAPDGMLVMSTGDGGQQNGTHGFAECLWKKPADANPASCGSSSATPQYFLRGKMLRIDVDRRGATATAEMCGSVAGAAAEYAIPADNPHVGSAGTCDEIWLHGFRNPWRFSFDRATGDLWIGDVGQFVREEIDLRRAGSVEPLFYGWRCMEGTSVFNTANICQPPLPPNVLPVIDYARAGARCAITGGFRFRGPVRALQGMYLFADSCSSEILFAKPGAGDAWDVSVWRDDADGYGTYSGFGEDEAGNLYVAHTAGDAIYRISSQEIMKGGFD
- the pcp gene encoding pyroglutamyl-peptidase I translates to MAPRQAKARTPVRQPRVLLTGFEPFDGEHANPSQQIVEQLDGRTIAGHRIVGAVLPVTFAQTQPLLQQLLERHRPRLAIALGQAGGRAELSLERVAINLVDARIADNGGAQPVDQPVIAGAPPAYFSSLPVKAILAALRDRAIPAALSLSAGSYVCNQVFYLLAHLLATAHPDTRGGFIHVPWLPAQVAARPGQPSMALATMTDGVATAIACALATEQDLHVPGGSTH